One Glycine soja cultivar W05 chromosome 7, ASM419377v2, whole genome shotgun sequence genomic window, TAAAATTTTCATCTAGATTGCTGATTCCAAAGACACAAACATGTGGGGTGATCCATTAGGGATTTGGGTACTATTTAAGATGTGGAGTGTGGACCccaattaactaaaaaatcGGAGTGTTTTGCTTTTTTCATGAACAGAGATTGATCTTagaattttagtaaaaaaatacaacCGAAATGGAGGGATGCTCCTCTGTCACACCTCCACTTTATATATACACTTGAATGTCCTATCTCTTTATTGCCCATGTTTTTTATCCACTTATTTGCATAACATCAAATTCAAATGCCATTAATTTCAATGTGAAAATTTGATCTCAATTCCCAAGTTTCTCAATCAGTGAATGATAATTTAGCTAAAATTATTTGGAGAAAATAAGATCCATATTCATTTAAGATCACCGGTAATCTATTGAAATAGTAAAGTTGGCTTCTTCATCTAACTTTggaattaataattttgtagaAATCATTAGTAACCCCAAGAATTACAAGAAGTTCCTGTGTTTATGCAATTTTACAAGTTTAGCTAAGAGGGTGGCacattaatttgtattttgtcaaaaaaaaaaaaacattactccTTCCCTACCAGCTACTTCCATGCCATAACCAATTTGATCACTTCCACGTGTAAAAGTTGGTCAAACGGAAATACTTCACACAGTTATGCCATGTTGAATGAATCCTTCTCTGCCCCACTGACTCCATTAATGAAGACGACAAAACAAAGTAACattaatatattatcattttcaaCTGTCTCCTATTCAAAGATTTGATTATATGAAGTAGTAATAAACAACACCAATAAAATACAACTAGAAGAAAGCAAAACCAACAGTCCAACAACCTACCATCTCTTTtagcttctttcttttctttctctccttaAAACTACACCCTTAGTTCTTCACTCTTGTATTTGAATAGTTTGTTTCTATAATGGAATTCAGATCAAAATCATGCAGGAATGAGAGTCTGCAGATTGAAAACTACAGTGGTGGAAGGGTGGCACCAACAAGCATGCAAGATCTGAGGTCTTATAGTTACAGTGCAAGCTATGCTGGTTCTGCTTATCCATACAAGATAGGTAAGGAAAAGGAAGTGAAGGTGGATAAAGGGAAAAGCACAGTTAGCAATAGCAAAGTATCAAAGAGTTGGAGCTTC contains:
- the LOC114418543 gene encoding uncharacterized protein LOC114418543 → MEFRSKSCRNESLQIENYSGGRVAPTSMQDLRSYSYSASYAGSAYPYKIGKEKEVKVDKGKSTVSNSKVSKSWSFNDPELQRKKRVAGYKIYSAEGKMKGSLRKSLRWIKNTYTQAVHGWW